In Candidatus Methylarchaceae archaeon HK02M2, a single window of DNA contains:
- a CDS encoding zinc-ribbon domain-containing protein: MPFCSECSSPIPENAKFCPACGARVSPQKAELTSPELRIMYILLSHKGRSSFTRMMGECGMCFGMFRNYADGLVEKGLIKRGSTLKDYILTPKGKQEMMSRSDQGIPYRWLEELEE; the protein is encoded by the coding sequence ATGCCATTTTGTTCTGAATGTAGTAGTCCGATTCCTGAAAATGCGAAATTCTGCCCTGCCTGTGGAGCTCGTGTATCTCCTCAAAAGGCAGAACTTACATCTCCGGAGTTAAGGATAATGTACATCCTATTATCTCATAAGGGAAGATCTAGTTTCACTAGAATGATGGGTGAATGTGGGATGTGTTTTGGTATGTTCCGAAATTATGCTGATGGTCTTGTCGAGAAAGGACTGATTAAAAGGGGCTCAACTTTGAAGGACTACATCTTGACTCCTAAAGGAAAGCAGGAGATGATGAGTAGATCGGATCAAGGAATACCATATAGATGGTTAGAGGAATTGGAAGAATAA